The following are from one region of the Leptospira yasudae genome:
- the mraY gene encoding phospho-N-acetylmuramoyl-pentapeptide-transferase → MFYYLYDLYFNHLDSLRIFSYVTFRALMAGLTSMLVTFWLGHRVIDFLYGLKFRESVRDDGPKTHEAKKGTPTMGGLMIIGSLLLSVLLWGNLKNSNIVLLSVFSLCFSALGFADDYMKSVKKIKGGMRARTKFVLSILISLAFCILFFYYTGLTPEGHSGKIPFHLTDLFFPFVKGPVIALGILAIPFSIIVIIGSSHAVNLTDGLDGLATGTVAISVVTLGIIAYVSGTPVVANYLNIPYLPGAHEYSVFLSALAGALLGFLWFNAHPAQVFMGDTGSLFLGATLGMVVILLKKEILLLILGAIFVSEALSVILQVGSFKLTGKRIFKMAPLHHHFELGGLKETKIVIRFWIIAVILAIISLSTLKIQ, encoded by the coding sequence ATGTTTTATTATCTCTACGATCTTTACTTCAATCATCTCGATTCTCTTAGGATTTTCAGCTACGTCACCTTTCGCGCTTTGATGGCGGGCTTGACCTCCATGCTCGTTACGTTTTGGCTCGGACACAGGGTGATCGACTTTTTATACGGACTCAAGTTCCGCGAATCGGTGCGAGACGACGGTCCCAAAACCCACGAAGCGAAAAAGGGAACTCCCACGATGGGGGGATTGATGATCATCGGATCGCTTCTGCTTTCGGTTCTTCTTTGGGGTAATTTAAAAAATTCGAATATAGTTTTGTTGTCCGTATTTTCCCTTTGTTTTTCGGCCCTCGGTTTTGCGGACGATTACATGAAGTCCGTGAAAAAGATCAAGGGCGGGATGCGCGCGAGAACCAAGTTCGTCCTTTCAATTCTGATTTCGCTCGCGTTTTGTATATTATTCTTTTATTATACGGGTCTGACTCCGGAAGGACATTCGGGTAAGATTCCGTTTCATCTGACGGATCTGTTTTTTCCGTTCGTTAAAGGCCCCGTGATCGCTCTCGGAATTCTCGCGATTCCTTTTTCCATCATCGTCATCATCGGATCTTCTCACGCAGTCAATCTTACGGACGGACTCGACGGACTTGCAACCGGAACCGTCGCGATCTCCGTCGTTACGCTCGGGATCATCGCGTATGTTTCGGGAACTCCAGTCGTTGCGAACTACTTAAACATACCGTATCTTCCCGGCGCGCACGAATATTCCGTATTCTTATCCGCTCTTGCGGGAGCGCTTTTGGGTTTTCTTTGGTTCAACGCGCACCCGGCGCAGGTGTTTATGGGAGACACCGGCTCTTTGTTTTTAGGAGCGACGCTCGGGATGGTCGTGATCCTTTTGAAAAAGGAAATTCTTCTTTTGATCTTGGGAGCGATTTTTGTCAGCGAAGCGTTGTCCGTGATTCTCCAAGTGGGTTCGTTCAAACTGACCGGCAAACGGATCTTTAAGATGGCTCCTTTGCATCATCACTTCGAGTTGGGCGGTTTGAAAGAAACGAAGATCGTGATCCGGTTCTGGATCATCGCGGTCATTCTCGCGATCATCTCCTTGTCCACTTTGAAGATTCAATGA
- a CDS encoding FtsW/RodA/SpoVE family cell cycle protein has product MIDFLARKWREIWLPGKNSLDVLLIVTIFILLFTGLCVMYSSSSITAWREFKDSEYFLKKQAIWSCIGLVFFFFFCNFPYQKLEKLAFVGMIVAICLLVLVFIPGVGKSVSTYYGRNFHRWIAIGPYQLQPSEVAKVAVLIYLASLFQKLKLESTPDYKKLLIPTLLLLTVIVLILVEPAFGTTLEILFVILGFIFLFGFPFRNLLVVGIVSLPLIYILIDRVGYRKKRVEVWLDPYRYRFDEGHQLVTSFRAFLDGGWFGNKLAGGYAHRYLTYSHTDFVLATFVEDFGFIGFMIFIFLILLLLFRSFYLVQKVKDPFGFYLGAGILIILGTQFIINMFVVTGIFPITGISLPFVSYGGSSILIVLISLGILVNITRKENLGL; this is encoded by the coding sequence ATGATCGATTTTCTCGCAAGAAAGTGGAGGGAGATTTGGCTTCCGGGAAAGAATTCTCTGGACGTCCTTCTGATCGTAACGATCTTTATCCTTCTCTTCACCGGTCTTTGCGTGATGTATTCCTCTTCGAGCATCACGGCTTGGAGGGAGTTTAAGGATTCCGAATATTTTCTAAAGAAGCAGGCGATCTGGTCCTGCATCGGCCTCGTATTCTTTTTTTTCTTCTGCAATTTCCCGTATCAAAAACTCGAAAAACTCGCGTTCGTCGGAATGATCGTAGCGATCTGTCTGCTTGTGTTGGTCTTTATTCCGGGAGTGGGTAAGTCCGTTTCGACGTATTACGGGAGAAACTTCCACAGATGGATCGCGATCGGCCCGTATCAGCTGCAGCCTTCCGAGGTCGCAAAGGTCGCGGTTCTGATTTATCTCGCATCTTTGTTTCAAAAGCTGAAGCTGGAGTCGACGCCCGATTACAAGAAACTTCTGATTCCCACCTTACTGTTGTTAACCGTAATCGTTTTGATTCTTGTGGAGCCCGCGTTCGGAACCACGCTGGAGATTCTTTTCGTAATTTTGGGTTTTATCTTTTTATTCGGATTTCCGTTCCGCAATCTGCTCGTGGTGGGAATCGTTTCTCTTCCCTTGATCTACATTCTGATCGATCGGGTCGGTTATCGGAAAAAGAGGGTGGAAGTGTGGCTGGATCCGTATCGGTATCGTTTCGACGAAGGGCACCAGCTCGTGACTTCCTTTCGCGCGTTTTTGGACGGGGGTTGGTTCGGAAACAAACTCGCAGGCGGTTACGCCCATCGGTATTTAACATACAGTCATACGGACTTCGTACTCGCGACGTTTGTCGAAGATTTCGGTTTTATCGGATTTATGATTTTTATTTTTTTGATCCTTCTCCTTTTGTTTAGAAGTTTTTATCTCGTCCAAAAGGTCAAAGATCCGTTCGGATTTTATTTGGGAGCGGGAATTCTGATCATACTCGGAACCCAGTTCATCATCAATATGTTCGTGGTGACCGGGATCTTTCCGATTACGGGGATCAGTTTGCCGTTTGTGAGTTACGGGGGATCTTCGATTCTCATCGTTTTGATATCTCTTGGAATTCTTGTCAATATTACGCGAAAGGAAAATCTGGGTCTATGA
- a CDS encoding UDP-N-acetylglucosamine--N-acetylmuramyl-(pentapeptide) pyrophosphoryl-undecaprenol N-acetylglucosamine transferase encodes MRSIVIAAGGTGGHISPGVALAEVLTEMKEKIGYENLYLYSLVRNRNNPDLEQAPCPVLWHNLPPLSSNILLFPFRYTVQILKTFLLFKKLNVDVVIGMGGYSTVSSILYGILFRKKIYLCEQNTVPGNVNRLFFRFANKAAFSFPPKNSAIPCDYQVLGNPLRKKTIPKMSLKFSEKYDTKKKKQFNVLVMGGSQGARQINNIVVALMGHEEINTQFRFRMLTGSALYEEVSKKTKKDAELISYSDNMKEHYEWANFVIARSGSGVLSECAAFALPMILIPYPYAKDDHQMANARYFELNGAAVVLDQKDEDESHLFRILDQMANNVSLLNDMSISSLQCSHVDASKDTAKYFFSLD; translated from the coding sequence ATGAGATCGATCGTAATCGCGGCCGGCGGAACCGGCGGGCATATTTCGCCGGGCGTCGCCCTGGCCGAAGTATTGACCGAAATGAAGGAAAAAATCGGATACGAAAACTTGTATCTGTATTCTCTGGTCCGCAATCGGAACAACCCGGATTTAGAACAGGCCCCTTGTCCCGTTCTATGGCACAACCTTCCACCGCTTTCCAGCAATATTCTTCTGTTTCCGTTCCGTTATACGGTTCAAATACTTAAGACTTTTCTTTTATTTAAAAAATTGAATGTAGACGTAGTGATCGGAATGGGCGGTTACTCGACGGTATCGTCCATTTTATACGGAATTCTCTTTCGTAAAAAAATCTATCTCTGCGAACAGAACACGGTGCCCGGAAACGTGAACCGGTTGTTCTTCCGTTTTGCGAATAAGGCCGCCTTCAGTTTTCCTCCGAAAAATTCGGCGATTCCTTGCGATTATCAAGTTCTCGGAAATCCTCTCCGCAAAAAAACGATTCCGAAAATGTCTTTGAAGTTCTCGGAAAAATACGACACGAAAAAGAAAAAGCAATTCAACGTTCTCGTAATGGGCGGAAGTCAAGGCGCGAGACAGATCAACAATATCGTGGTCGCTCTCATGGGGCACGAGGAAATCAACACCCAATTCCGATTCCGCATGTTAACCGGTTCCGCATTGTACGAAGAAGTCTCCAAAAAGACGAAGAAGGACGCGGAACTGATCTCTTATTCGGACAACATGAAAGAGCACTACGAATGGGCGAACTTCGTGATCGCGCGTTCCGGTTCGGGCGTTCTTTCCGAATGCGCCGCGTTCGCGTTGCCGATGATTCTGATCCCGTATCCGTACGCAAAAGACGATCATCAGATGGCCAACGCGAGATATTTCGAATTGAACGGAGCGGCCGTCGTTCTGGATCAAAAGGACGAGGACGAATCCCATCTTTTTCGGATCTTGGATCAAATGGCAAATAACGTGTCTTTGTTAAACGACATGTCCATCAGTTCGCTTCAGTGTTCCCACGTGGACGCGTCCAAGGACACGGCGAAGTATTTCTTTTCCCTCGATTGA